One genomic region from Branchiostoma lanceolatum isolate klBraLanc5 chromosome 7, klBraLanc5.hap2, whole genome shotgun sequence encodes:
- the LOC136438902 gene encoding caveolin-3-like, whose translation MAKPLLVQSASSTSVMANEIPSEFGLDMEMRDPNDINVHTKVLFEDVFAEPEGTHSADGVWRWSFKCYNGSKSCCYKTLTYICALPIACCWGCEFACLSFCQIWAMVPCIKTCNITLASVKKVWGSFLHTCMDPCTESCGICLSNIKITQQSA comes from the exons ATGGCAAAGCCGCTCCTAGTCCAGTCTGCGAGTTCAACATCAGTCATGGCGAACGAAATCCCGAGCGAGTTTGGTCTCGACATGGAGATGCGTGATCCTAACGACATCAACGTTCACACCAAG GTGTTGTTCGAAGACGTGTTCGCCGAGCCGGAGGGCACCCACAGCGCGGACGGAGTCTGGCGCTGGTCCTTCAAATGTTACAACGGGAGTAAGTCCTGCTGTTACAAGACCCTGACGTACATCTGCGCCCTGCCCATCGCCTGCTGCTGGGGCTGCGAGTTCGCCTGTCTCAGCTTCTGCCAGATCTGGGCGATGGTGCCGTGCATCAAGACCTGTAACATCACCCTGGCCTCCGTCAAGAAGGTCTGGGGCTCGTTCCTGCACACGTGCATGGATCCCTGCACCGAGTCCTGCGGGATCTGTCTCAGCAACATCAAGATCACGCAGCAATCGGCATAG
- the LOC136438904 gene encoding caveolin-1-like: MYGNTVTSSNTMAREIPSEYGLDMDERDPNDLNGHTKVLFDDVFAEPEGTHSADGVWRWSFKCYNGSKSCCYKTLTYICALPIACCWGCEFACLSFCQIWAMVPCIKTCNITLASVKKVWGSFLHTCMDPCTESCGLCLSNIKITQQSA, encoded by the exons ATGTACGGAAACACCGTTACGAGTTCCAACACAATGGCGAGAGAAATCCCCAGCGAGTATGGCCTGGACATGGACGAGAGAGATCCTAATGACCTTAACGGTCACACTAAG GTGCTGTTCGATGACGTGTTCGCGGAGCCGGAGGGCACCCACAGCGCGGACGGAGTCTGGCGCTGGTCCTTCAAATGTTACAATGGGAGTAAGTCCTGCTGTTACAAGACCCTGACGTACATCTGCGCCCTGCCCATCGCCTGCTGCTGGGGCTGCGAGTTCGCCTGTCTCAGCTTCTGCCAGATCTGGGCGATGGTGCCGTGCATCAAGACCTGTAACATCACCCTGGCCTCCGTCAAGAAGGTCTGGGGCTCGTTCCTGCACACATGCATGGATCCCTGCACCGAGTCCTGCGGGCTCTGTCTCAGCAACATCAAGATCACACAGCAATCGGCATAG